The Flavobacterium commune genome contains the following window.
ATAATGGAGCCTTAAGTTTGGATTTTAAAGTGGATGGTCCGCCTAATGTGGAAATAACGGTAGAAATGTGTTTCAAAGAAGGGACTCAGGTTGCTGGAGCAACTTTGGGAGAAAAAGGAAATTATTTTTTGAAATCAGGTACGGCTCAATTATCAATGGGAACAGATGCCATCCAGCTAGGCCCAGGGATTTGTGAACATCAAAACGTAAGTAATTTAGATAGTGAAGAATACACCTATCATCAGGGAACTTTACGTACCGATGGAGTTCATGTTTATATTACCGGTTTCACACCATTTCGACATAAAATGACAATTTCTTAATAATAGAGGAATTTTTCGGGCATTGCAGAAAGTTTACTTAATTTTACGAAAATTAAGTTTAATCTATAAATAATTGAAATTATGAAATTATCATTTATGGCTGCTTTGCTGTTTTGCGGTATTTGTTTTGGACAAAATAATACAGACAACAGTTTGTATATGAAAGCCGAAAAAATAAGTTACCTGACTGATATTGGTTCAGAATCAGGAGATTTATACCAGACTATTGGGCATCACGGTCCGGCAGTAGAAAATGAATGGATGGCATTGAGAATCTATTTTAGTGATAAAGTAGCTATCGATGTTTATAATAAAGCCAAGAAAGGTTTAGAGTTGAAAGCGGCACATTGGTATCCAACTCCGGCGCAACAAAAAGAAGGATGGGGAGCTGATTATTATAAAGTGGCATCAACTGTAGGTTTAGGAGGAGTGAAACTTTGGGATGGAGAAAAATTAGTTTCATTGAATCCAGTGACAAATCGTTTAGCTCGTGTTGGAAAAACAGAGAACACTTCATGGATGGAGATGATTTCCAGAGGTGTGCCTTACAAAGGGAAAAAAGTTGATATTCTGGTTCGTGTTACCGTTTTCTCTGGAAAAAGAGAAGCTAAAGTGGAAGCCTTTAGTTTGAATGGCGAAAAAGTACAGTTTGCTACAGGAGTAAATTACTTTAAAGGATTTGAAACTAAAAAAGGAGAGAATTATATCGCTGTTTGGGGAACGCATCCTGAGGATGTAGCCGCAGAAGTAGTAGGAATTGGAGCAGCAATAAAATACAATCCTAAGAATTATGTAAAAAATACCGATGATGGAACACAGTATTTATTAATCTCTAAGCCAACAAAATATTTAGCAACTGAAATTACATCAGCTTGTGCTAAGGAAAAAGAAATAAATACGTTAGATAAATTAGAAGCTTACATCAAATAAAGCATACAACAGCGCTTTATTTTTTGTAGGATTTGAAATTCTGAAACTCAAAAAAGAAGTGCACAGATGATACTTAATCAATCGGTGTCATCTGTGTACTTTTTTTGTGCTTTTTTTTAAGTGAAATATTGTTTTGTTAAAGAGTTAAGTATTTGAATTTTAAGTGTTTTTGAATTTAGGTAAAGAAAATGTAAAAAATGAATATGATGTTAAAAATAATTCCAAAACTGTTTTTTACCGTCTTATTAGTAAGCGTTTTGTTGTTGGGGCTTAAAGCTCAGGCACAAGAAAAAGTTAAAACTCAAAAAGAGTTTTTAATTACTAATTATGGTGCA
Protein-coding sequences here:
- a CDS encoding DUF4861 family protein, which codes for MKLSFMAALLFCGICFGQNNTDNSLYMKAEKISYLTDIGSESGDLYQTIGHHGPAVENEWMALRIYFSDKVAIDVYNKAKKGLELKAAHWYPTPAQQKEGWGADYYKVASTVGLGGVKLWDGEKLVSLNPVTNRLARVGKTENTSWMEMISRGVPYKGKKVDILVRVTVFSGKREAKVEAFSLNGEKVQFATGVNYFKGFETKKGENYIAVWGTHPEDVAAEVVGIGAAIKYNPKNYVKNTDDGTQYLLISKPTKYLATEITSACAKEKEINTLDKLEAYIK